In Lewinellaceae bacterium, a single window of DNA contains:
- a CDS encoding ABC transporter permease, giving the protein MFDRDKWQEVFITIRQNKWRTLATAFGVFWGILMLVLLLGAGQGMQNGVVSSMILDATNSIWFFTSRTSLPYKGLAPGRMIEFNEGDLQYIEDNVEGVEFIAPENWLMGDFNIVRGAKSSPFLVLGAGKDYFKIKIYQDYLAGRKLNFNDNLEGRKVCVIGDRVADVLFENGESPIGKEILIKGSVFTVVGLFHDEGWGGQFSERIYIPFSTFQRTYNPERSVRLFAVTTQAGYSGKVLEQRILTVLKQRHIVHPDDNQAFWSHNQEENFRSVMNLFAGIKTFVWLVGLGTLIAGIVGVSNIMMIVVKDRTREIGIRKAVGATPWSIISMILQESILITGVAGYLGIVAGVGLLYSLNRIMALVDADIEYFANPSVNLQVIFAALLVLIVSGTLAGLIPARRAAMIPPVEALRDGV; this is encoded by the coding sequence ATGTTCGACCGCGACAAATGGCAGGAGGTTTTTATTACCATCCGTCAGAATAAATGGCGTACGCTGGCTACTGCCTTCGGCGTATTCTGGGGCATTCTCATGCTGGTGCTTCTGCTGGGCGCCGGGCAGGGCATGCAAAATGGGGTGGTCAGCAGCATGATCCTCGACGCCACCAACAGCATCTGGTTCTTCACCAGCCGCACTTCCCTGCCTTATAAGGGCCTGGCTCCCGGCAGAATGATAGAATTCAACGAAGGAGACCTGCAATACATCGAGGATAATGTAGAGGGGGTAGAGTTTATCGCCCCCGAAAACTGGCTGATGGGGGACTTCAACATCGTCCGGGGCGCCAAATCTTCTCCTTTTTTGGTGCTGGGCGCCGGAAAAGATTATTTCAAGATCAAGATTTACCAGGATTACCTGGCCGGGCGCAAGCTCAACTTCAACGACAACCTGGAGGGGCGAAAAGTCTGCGTGATCGGCGACCGGGTGGCCGATGTGCTTTTTGAGAACGGCGAAAGCCCCATCGGTAAGGAAATCCTCATCAAGGGCAGCGTTTTCACTGTCGTGGGTTTATTTCACGACGAAGGCTGGGGAGGGCAGTTCTCCGAGCGGATTTACATTCCTTTCAGCACTTTTCAACGCACCTACAACCCCGAGCGCAGCGTCCGCCTGTTTGCCGTGACTACTCAGGCCGGCTATTCCGGCAAGGTCCTGGAACAGCGCATCCTCACCGTGCTCAAGCAGCGCCATATCGTGCACCCCGACGACAACCAGGCTTTCTGGTCGCACAACCAGGAGGAGAACTTCCGTTCGGTGATGAACCTGTTCGCAGGCATAAAAACCTTTGTCTGGCTGGTGGGGCTCGGCACGCTGATCGCCGGCATCGTCGGCGTGAGCAACATCATGATGATCGTAGTGAAAGACCGCACCCGGGAGATCGGCATCCGCAAAGCCGTGGGCGCCACGCCCTGGTCGATCATCAGCATGATCCTCCAGGAATCCATCCTGATAACCGGAGTGGCCGGCTACCTGGGCATCGTGGCGGGCGTAGGCCTGCTGTACAGCCTCAACCGCATCATGGCTCTGGTCGACGCCGATATTGAATACTTCGCCAACCCCAGCGTCAACCTGCAGGTGATCTTCGCCGCCCTGCTGGTGCTCATTGTTTCCGGCACGCTTGCGGGGTTGATACCGGCAAGGCGGGCAGCGATGATACCGCCGGTGGAGGCGCTGAGGGATGGGGTATGA
- a CDS encoding copper homeostasis protein CutC: MPFTLEICCDSVASGLAAARGGANRIELCENLAQGGVTPSVAKIKLAKAQLRIPVFVLIRPRKADFLYSELEFEILLEDIRQAKALGADGIVSGALNADGTIDEARTRQMVETAGPLPFTFHRAFDMCRNPLAAIDVLAGLGVKRILTSGQQPNAEAGKANIKRFVEYAGQRIGIMACGELLPDNISALLDIEGLTEFHSAARTEIKSRMLYTGGVNMGDEAVQGEFRWQEVDERLVRGMRDVLSGPS; the protein is encoded by the coding sequence ATGCCATTCACCCTCGAAATCTGCTGCGACTCCGTCGCCTCAGGGCTGGCTGCCGCCCGGGGCGGCGCCAACCGAATAGAGCTTTGCGAAAACCTGGCACAGGGCGGCGTGACGCCCAGCGTTGCCAAGATCAAGCTGGCCAAAGCGCAACTCCGCATTCCCGTCTTCGTGCTGATTCGCCCCCGAAAAGCGGATTTTCTGTACAGCGAACTGGAATTTGAGATCTTGCTGGAGGACATCCGCCAGGCAAAGGCCCTGGGCGCCGACGGCATTGTTTCCGGAGCGCTGAATGCCGATGGAACCATAGACGAAGCCCGTACCCGGCAAATGGTGGAAACGGCAGGCCCGCTGCCCTTTACCTTTCACCGTGCCTTCGATATGTGCCGGAACCCACTGGCAGCCATCGATGTGCTGGCGGGCCTGGGCGTGAAGCGCATTCTGACCTCCGGGCAGCAGCCTAATGCTGAAGCGGGCAAGGCCAATATCAAACGCTTTGTAGAATACGCCGGGCAACGGATCGGCATCATGGCCTGTGGAGAGTTGTTGCCGGATAACATCAGTGCACTCCTGGATATCGAAGGCTTGACGGAGTTCCACTCGGCGGCTCGGACAGAGATTAAAAGCCGGATGTTGTACACCGGAGGGGTGAATATGGGGGACGAAGCGGTTCAGGGCGAATTCCGCTGGCAAGAGGTGGACGAGAGGCTGGTGAGGGGCATGCGGGATGTATTGAGTGGCCCGTCCTGA